From Candidatus Poribacteria bacterium, the proteins below share one genomic window:
- a CDS encoding ABC transporter permease → MHTLWLVIQREFVSNVLTSRFMIGLIVCLLSTAVAVFVQVDDYEKRLTGYNAAVREAKAEAQEWNLYYNIKPRTHRKPNPLGIFNVGAENFGANTVTIELAKPVFELTFPIMGEPAEKRGADNSFLSMFLTIDVVFIFKIILSALAILFAFNTISGEREDGTLKLVLSNAIPRDMIVLGKYLGGMLSLFPIVLISLIVALVIALSSRVTAFDGNDISHIVLIFAVSLLYVSTWYLLGLLLSIWTKSPATTLILSMVIWVMLTIVHSNVATIVVDKFPPYQSKPEAEFVRSAGDVWDQFRKERDTYIKRRGYENLQDSIFWEPGVDSERTNRFVTFFSYGMHNLHLLEGYIIRDVDKADTSIFQEILGYQEPLRIAYADKVEEVLNKPAEVRERNAKFADALSRISFADVYHFAIGAIAGTDRQSYNNFIQDSRAYKRKIVEYLKDKEVFTSRAWFSNDQSAADLTYLPAFQDRRLSLSESLSRAYIDILILLAWNVVLFMAAYVSFLRYDLG, encoded by the coding sequence ATGCATACGCTTTGGCTTGTTATCCAGCGAGAATTCGTCTCAAATGTGTTAACCTCCCGATTTATGATTGGGCTTATCGTCTGTCTGCTCTCAACAGCTGTTGCTGTTTTCGTCCAAGTGGATGATTACGAAAAACGTTTAACAGGGTATAACGCTGCCGTCCGAGAAGCAAAAGCGGAAGCGCAGGAATGGAATCTCTATTACAACATTAAACCGAGAACACACAGGAAACCGAATCCTTTAGGTATCTTTAACGTAGGGGCGGAGAACTTCGGCGCAAATACGGTCACCATTGAACTGGCTAAGCCTGTCTTTGAACTCACCTTCCCTATAATGGGTGAACCAGCGGAGAAACGGGGGGCAGACAATTCTTTTCTGTCAATGTTCCTAACCATTGATGTGGTTTTTATCTTCAAAATCATACTTAGTGCCTTAGCGATTCTATTTGCTTTCAATACAATTTCAGGAGAGAGAGAAGATGGCACATTGAAACTCGTGTTATCCAATGCGATACCAAGAGATATGATAGTGCTGGGAAAATACCTCGGCGGGATGTTATCGCTGTTTCCTATTGTTTTGATAAGTTTAATCGTGGCACTGGTCATCGCGCTTTCTTCCCGTGTGACTGCTTTTGATGGGAACGATATTTCACATATTGTGCTGATATTTGCCGTCTCGCTGTTGTACGTGTCAACATGGTATCTTTTAGGATTGCTGTTGTCAATTTGGACAAAGTCGCCTGCGACAACCTTAATTCTTTCGATGGTTATTTGGGTGATGCTAACAATCGTTCATTCAAACGTGGCGACGATTGTTGTCGATAAATTTCCACCCTATCAGTCCAAGCCTGAGGCAGAGTTTGTCCGTTCCGCTGGCGATGTGTGGGATCAGTTCAGAAAAGAACGAGATACCTACATCAAACGGAGAGGTTACGAAAACCTGCAGGATTCAATTTTTTGGGAACCTGGGGTGGATTCAGAAAGAACTAATCGCTTTGTTACGTTTTTTTCGTATGGGATGCATAACTTACATTTGTTAGAAGGTTACATTATCAGAGATGTTGACAAAGCGGATACCTCTATCTTTCAAGAGATTTTAGGGTATCAGGAACCGCTTCGGATTGCGTATGCGGATAAAGTGGAGGAAGTTCTCAATAAACCTGCGGAGGTACGAGAGAGAAATGCCAAGTTCGCAGATGCCCTTTCTCGTATCTCCTTTGCGGATGTATATCACTTTGCTATCGGGGCAATAGCGGGGACAGACCGACAGAGTTATAACAATTTTATTCAGGACTCCAGAGCCTATAAGCGTAAAATTGTTGAATATTTGAAAGATAAAGAGGTGTTTACTTCTCGGGCGTGGTTTTCTAATGATCAAAGTGCCGCTGATCTAACATATTTGCCTGCTTTCCAGGACCGGAGGCTTTCACTTTCCGAAAGTTTATCCCGCGCCTACATAGATATTTTGATATTATTAGCATGGAATGTCGTTTTATTCATGGCAGCTTATGTGTCC
- a CDS encoding DUF5694 domain-containing protein, whose product MKVLVKWKTYTMALLAGVLFMVATTTSDGQTDVSTGGTKQMTQKPTIMILGSGHLANPGMDGFNYKMDDVLAPKRQREIEQLVKQLREFKPTKMAFEIDFSRTAETNATYQDYLKGAYELKRHESDQIGFRLAKQMGHSKVYCVDYFRNYSEEPDGFFPEDFDWDLVSPGKFAKAHNQEHLMGQPPTAEGEVTQDADGTIWIEPEKYEPITDMYRRLNQPEDIRADHQEYLQMARVGLGDQYPGANWVGHLWYSRNLKIFVNLTRITESDDDRILLIIGAGHIFLVQQFLEDSGDYIIESPLKYLDGEGM is encoded by the coding sequence ATGAAAGTCTTAGTAAAGTGGAAAACCTATACAATGGCACTCCTTGCAGGTGTGTTGTTTATGGTCGCCACAACAACAAGTGATGGTCAGACAGATGTATCTACAGGAGGCACTAAACAAATGACGCAAAAACCGACAATCATGATTCTGGGCAGCGGACACTTAGCGAATCCGGGAATGGATGGCTTTAATTATAAAATGGATGATGTCCTCGCTCCAAAACGTCAGCGCGAGATTGAGCAATTGGTTAAACAACTCAGAGAATTTAAACCCACCAAAATGGCTTTTGAGATAGATTTCTCACGAACCGCTGAGACCAACGCAACCTATCAAGACTATCTCAAAGGAGCGTATGAACTCAAACGCCATGAAAGCGACCAGATCGGGTTCCGGTTAGCCAAGCAGATGGGACATTCAAAGGTATACTGCGTGGATTATTTCCGAAACTATTCTGAGGAACCCGACGGGTTTTTTCCAGAAGATTTTGATTGGGATTTGGTAAGTCCTGGCAAGTTCGCAAAAGCACACAATCAGGAGCACCTCATGGGGCAACCGCCTACGGCTGAAGGGGAGGTTACGCAGGATGCAGATGGCACAATCTGGATCGAACCTGAGAAATACGAACCAATAACCGACATGTACAGACGACTCAATCAGCCTGAAGACATACGCGCTGACCATCAAGAGTACTTGCAGATGGCGCGTGTTGGACTCGGCGATCAGTACCCAGGAGCTAATTGGGTTGGGCATTTGTGGTATTCTCGGAATCTCAAAATCTTTGTGAACCTGACGCGTATCACCGAATCTGATGACGACCGAATTCTGTTGATTATCGGTGCCGGGCATATCTTCCTTGTGCAACAGTTCCTTGAAGATTCAGGAGATTACATCATCGAAAGTCCGCTCAAATACTTGGATGGCGAGGGGATGTAG
- a CDS encoding DUF5694 domain-containing protein — protein MKHQTKPTIMILGSGHLANWGADRINYRMDDVLAPKRQAELQQFAEQLARFKPTKIAVEVDTNWEAELQEEYNGYLQDNFQLKPHEIHQIGFRLAKQMGHPKVHCVDYLRDDPMIREDREDHLTDYGAFAETNDQEHLMGSPPTGKMTQDEDGTIWIEPEKYEPIVDMYIQENQDEKIRTNLRDYLRIARIGLRDEYPGANWVAHFWYNRNLKTFVNLTRITESEDERILLIIGAGHLGFLKQIVEDSEVYHLESPLQYLETGGEEKSSTEKTN, from the coding sequence ATGAAACACCAAACGAAACCGACAATTATGATTCTTGGTAGCGGACATTTAGCAAATTGGGGAGCAGATCGAATCAATTATAGAATGGACGATGTCCTCGCACCCAAACGCCAAGCCGAACTTCAGCAGTTCGCTGAACAACTTGCCAGATTCAAGCCGACGAAGATAGCCGTTGAAGTTGATACAAATTGGGAGGCTGAACTTCAGGAGGAATACAACGGTTACCTGCAGGACAACTTCCAACTTAAACCCCATGAAATCCACCAGATTGGATTCCGATTGGCGAAACAGATGGGACATCCAAAGGTCCACTGTGTAGATTATCTTCGCGATGATCCAATGATTCGGGAGGATCGGGAAGATCATTTGACAGATTATGGTGCGTTTGCAGAGACGAACGATCAGGAACATCTTATGGGGTCGCCACCTACTGGAAAAATGACGCAGGATGAAGATGGCACAATCTGGATTGAGCCTGAGAAATACGAACCCATAGTTGACATGTACATACAGGAAAACCAGGATGAAAAGATCCGCACAAACCTCCGCGACTACTTACGGATTGCCCGAATCGGTCTTCGAGACGAGTACCCGGGGGCGAATTGGGTCGCACATTTTTGGTATAATCGGAACCTCAAAACTTTCGTCAACCTCACCCGAATTACGGAATCAGAAGATGAGCGTATTTTGCTAATCATCGGTGCTGGGCACTTAGGATTCCTTAAACAAATTGTGGAAGACTCCGAAGTCTATCACTTGGAAAGCCCGCTGCAATACTTAGAGACAGGTGGAGAGGAGAAATCTTCAACCGAGAAAACGAATTGA